One segment of Rubripirellula amarantea DNA contains the following:
- a CDS encoding sulfite exporter TauE/SafE family protein, translating to MDLNLVTLVVLFFAVGAIYSAAGFGGGSSYLAILSYALTNFSEMRTLALVCNLVVVTGSVWLFWKQGHVIAKRVIPLVAISVPASFLAAQMRFSQATFFGLLGATLVTASLAMLIQPKRTDHNRRVASWWDEAAIGGGIGFLSGLVGIGGGIFLSPMLHLLRWDTAKRIAATASVFILVNSLAGLAGLLVSDQFQIGDVNRLWLLVAVLGGGQLGVRFCLSQVAATRIQSLTAVLVMIAGVRILWRVV from the coding sequence TCTTGTCACGCTGGTTGTCCTTTTTTTCGCTGTAGGGGCGATCTATTCAGCGGCTGGTTTTGGAGGCGGGTCGAGTTATCTGGCGATCCTTAGTTATGCACTGACAAACTTTTCCGAAATGCGAACGCTGGCGCTCGTTTGCAATTTGGTCGTGGTCACGGGAAGCGTTTGGCTGTTTTGGAAGCAGGGGCACGTGATTGCCAAACGAGTCATCCCACTGGTGGCTATCAGTGTTCCGGCGTCGTTTTTGGCTGCTCAAATGCGGTTCTCGCAAGCGACCTTTTTCGGGTTGCTAGGTGCGACGTTGGTCACAGCATCGTTGGCCATGCTGATTCAGCCTAAGCGAACCGACCACAACCGACGGGTAGCGAGTTGGTGGGACGAAGCAGCGATCGGTGGAGGGATCGGTTTCTTGTCGGGGCTAGTCGGAATTGGTGGAGGAATTTTCTTGTCGCCGATGTTGCATCTTCTTCGCTGGGATACTGCCAAGCGAATCGCCGCGACCGCGAGCGTCTTTATCTTGGTGAACTCTCTCGCGGGGCTTGCCGGGTTACTGGTCAGCGACCAGTTTCAGATCGGTGACGTGAATCGTTTATGGCTACTCGTCGCAGTCCTGGGCGGCGGGCAACTTGGTGTCCGATTCTGCTTAAGCCAAGTTGCCGCGACAAGAATTCAATCGCTCACCGCGGTGCTGGTAATGATTGCTGGCGTGCGCATCTTGTGGAGGGTTGTTTGA